aaaattatacaaatttttTATAACTGGTTATCGAACATCACATAAAACACCATAcaatctgaaaaataaacacAGAAAAACATTAAAGTATAATCTTTATTTTTGCGAAAACCCAGGAGCTTCCGGGGGGCTTCGCCATCTTGGTCCCCCAACCAGGGCGCTGCCCTGGACCCGCTGGGGTCCGGACCTAGGCGGTCCCCAGACCCCTCGCCTCACTAAAAATATAGGTCTAGTTACGGCCTTGACTGCCACACCCACAGGGGCTCGGTTGTCAGACACtgaaatttataacaatttattcccgaataaaaaaatatacataaatggtCATTCAATGTATGTTCTATGGTATCGAAATAAAATCCACCGTTAAAATCGCCATTTATCgtcgttttaaaaaatgtgtatcacgtgtacatttaaaaaaatccaagatggcgagtgtcgtcccattacttatttttaaatgcaCTGTACATAGGATACACATTTATTAAAACGTCGATAAAGGGCGATTTTATTTCGATACCATAGAACATATATTGAATGACTAtttatgtatatctttttttaatttaaggaatgaattcgcggtttataaagcgtaaactgccccaaaccattttatatagtataaaactaataaatattgaattcattgcttataatttatttttttttactcttcattgtagataaaaacggtcatttgacctttaaaatgacgtaaaattgtacaaaattcaaatgtaacgtcatgcgtattgatacgtttttgacgttagtctttctaagacgtaggcaacattctttaaacgatataaaataattttctagCCAATCAGAAaacgcgttacaaccagaattaaattattcgggaataattgttataaatttcaGTGTCTGACAACCGAGCCCCTGTGATTTGAAGAGCCTTCATCGCAAACCATGGCCAATCTATATCCGATTTACATGCGCTTTTGTTTCagtttgtacattattttatcatatcgaaaaatatatgaatatacagTTAAAATATTCCACCACCAACAACATAATTCCAttggcaccccccccccccttaaattttttttttaaaaagtggaaaacaaaacaaagaatacaTTTGTACCGCGTCTCTAATTCGTGTATATTGTACAGTTGAAAACTGCACCCTTAAAGTACAAATGTACTTATTTGCACttcctttgttttgtttaaccCATTCACTAATGAGTGAAGTTTATACCAGCTTTTTCTGGTCAAATCCGGGGTGAACCAAACATGGGTAATCGAATGCTCAGAGCTCTGATCACTGaatgatagaaaattaaataaacaaataattttcaataaatatttaaaaaaataatttgtgccAAAATCggaatgaataattaaatcaaataatttttttttagaattaagaGCATCTTACTCAGTATATTGGTAGGAGAATCACTTAAATGTATATCCGACATATATCCAATAGCATTATTTCTATCAATCCTAAAATAGTGATAGTTAAGATTTGTTAATTCTATACAACTTACAAATGTATTTAACGTTGATAACagtaaaatgttaattaattgaCGGTAGGGCAAGATAAAGTgttttacttttacatgtacatgtattacgtcGTTTCCTAACAGTGACGAATTTTTCCAATAAAGATCAGTTGAACTGAACTTTGTTCTCTTACAGGAAATTATTACGCAGGGAAAACTGCACAAAAATTTTGTCTAAAACGTAATATAACTTTTCCCCGACAAAATAAATTATGCCGCTCTGCGCGCGCACTGCTGGGAAGTTTCCCCGATCGTTTCGTTTCTATAGTAAAGAACGCCGCACATTCACGTGCCGCGTGATATCCTTCATCGATATTTAAAAACACCGGCTTTAGCAGGCTCGATCCATCCTTCGACCACGTGACTTCCCCCAAACcagatgtaaacaaagctcacaGAAACTTTAACTTCCAATGTAAGAAGCaggagaaaaattaaatttttgaaaaatgtcagTTGGATTTATCGGGGCAGGGCGAATGGCCCAGGCTTTGAGCCGAGGTTTTATTTCTAAAGGTaagtaaatttattttctgTGAACTAGTACGCATGTATTCCGTTATTCGCCGGTTTCATTCATTATTAGGATCAGCTGATCGAGCGACAGCAGACGTCTCGACCTCACTGGTTTGGTCTGGAGCTCAAAccttttaaacacttttttgaTGAAATAGAAATAGAGAAGAAAAACTAAAACCTATCTTAATTGTGttgaattaatgtttaatttaatgttttaattgttaattATGCATGTTATACACTATAATAAATTACTTCTTCTTAAATGAACATGAAATATATAAGTGGGATTTCctcaatattgaattttacttactgtctgaaatgaattttaattagattaattAAGATTGTCAAAGTGTAAATTAAAGAACTgtctttaactttattttttcttttgggtctcggattaaaattaaaaaaaataaccagtgACGCGGACGGAGaaaaattgcccccccccccccacacactttaCTGTCCACTGCGGATATTATCTGACCAGCTGCTAACCAGTTGTCGGTGGTCCCCGAAAGGGGTGGGTGTGGGGTACGTGGTCATTTTTCCCAAACTGGATCCGGGGTTTTTGATTCTCAATAGGAGAAGCCCGCCTGATGTCATGTATACTTCCCACCCTTAGAAAGTACCataatgttaaattatattGCATTAGTTACCAATTCAGGGTCGATTATTTCGACGGAAAAAAGTTTCCGTTGTTCGTTTTATATAGCTTGTGCTTCGCAGTATTGTGTgggttttcatgaaaaaaaaacccagttgtGGATGGAAAGAGGCGAATGTGGATGGAAAGAGGCGAATAATTACCTGGAGATTTAATATTATAACAGGGTCGTTTCACAGTTCTAAGACAGACTGAGAACCTTGCGATTAAAACTTCTGTAAAATATCGAGATCAACAATAGTCAGGTGTTAAATTGcgattgaaataattttacGGCTCATGCACTGGTGTCATCGAACAATCGAACCCTTGTTTTCCACTGTCATGTAACAATTTCAAActcatattgaattaaaaaaaaatgattttaaaggcCGTCTAAACGtatgttaaattttgtattaCAGAGTTAactgtaatatacatgtactgacctTGAGTCTTGGAAATTGTATCCgcggaggggagggggggggggtgttccactACCAAGACGGACGATTCCATTTGGAGATACACGCACCTGTATGGAAGTGTTAGAGGTCAATGACGTCTGTGGAATGAGGACAGACTGTCCCGCCAGGCGTCACGTGCAATACTGGGTCAGTGCGGGCCGACTTGTACATTGTAGGTCACTGCCACTGATAGTATGTCAGCGTTACTATGTTGTCTATAACCGAGATTTCTTTTAGACAGTCGAAGAATATCTCCCTTTGTACTTTTAAGGACGCCACACAATACAAGACATTACTAGACCATGCTAGACAGTGGCGTCTGAAGCAAactgaaagtggggggggggggttagactTATCAAAAACTGACGAGCCAGAAAAAAGGGTTCTGGTTATGGCTAGTTCTTGCACGGGTGTCGTCAGTTTAAATACTGGGAGAGGGGTGTCGTGAATGCTTTAAATAGTTGAATACAGGGGTTTGTAATATTCTCTTCAAAGttcgcatcaatttttttactatAATTTCGACGACCctatatataatttctattatacatgatatacaaatatatgtatCTCACTTTATACCCGCCGGTAGGTCAGtataccctacatgtatattataccgttatctcaatatatttttctcacGCTTTGTGTTGTAGGTATTGTAAAGCCCCAGAAGATGATGGCAAGTGACCAATCAGAATCCATACTGGACTTTATGAAGGTATACCCGTAATATTACGGTCGCGTAATGGTGCCACGTTGTGTTTTTCCCCATAAAATTCCAAATTTAAAGATGgagacatttttgttttaactgATTTCTTGTCAATATTCAGCAAGAGCTTTGTAATAAATTTGATCACTCTCGATTGTATTtgatcataatattcaaagaatgattaaaatattcattggtgaaatgtattggactatatAAAATCCATTCGCAGTGTTATCATAGACAAACACACTAGAAAATGTAATATACAAcagtaaacaaatatttaacattaaacatTATAATATCACAGGCAAATTATGCATTAAACTTACATTGTTTCCGTCTGAACAACAAGTTGTCAAATATTTACGCATTGAATCCTTGTTTTTTGAAAGACTGCCacgatgtgtgcatacaaattgaataacgcgcgctagtGGTGATGTAGGCAATTGATCTCTTGATATTCAACAAGATATGTTCTCTACAGGTGGTTCAAAGGTGATATAAGATAGTTACAGAGATTCGTTGGCGCACATTCacgcattttcttttttataatttgctAACAAGtgttgttaaaatgttttattactaCTCAATGTAGCTAAAGGTTTAGAAAATTCGGGTGGACgaccagagagctacagttctgtatGTGTTGTTAGACAGTTGCATTTTACGGATTCGTGTGTCGATCGAGAATTGCCATTTTAACATAAACCGAAACTGCTGCATCAGATCACTTTACGCGGGGCATTTAATAGTGTTCAAAAGAAATACttcgattttttaaattatcatcaaacatagatgtatatataaacagatgattgatataaagtgggttttttttggtcacCTACAGAGGCGGCCATCACTAACATCTAGTTATACATAGGTATACTCCAATACATATCTAAACAGAAGAATAATTTGGATGTGGTTTTTATCGTCAACAGAAGCAGGGGGTCTCCACCACCAACTGTAACATTGAGCTGGTGGAGCGATGCGATCTGGTGGTGATGGCCGTCAAGCCCCACCTTGTGGCCGACGTCCTCCAAGAAATCTCCGACTTCTTCACCACCGACAAAATGTTTGTCTCCATAGCAGCCGGAGTCCCTCTGGAGGTCCTGGAAACGGTGAGGGACCAATCTGAAAATATTAagattgtgaaaataaaatggccatgtatttgacaaaatatttttatggcTTAGCGTACCCATTGGTAAAAACCTGAAAAACAATCCATTTCATACGTTGATACGTGCAAAGCAAAAAGTTATAATTTGGTAAGTTCGAACTCCTATTTGAATTTTAAGTATGTGTTTGACATTTTAGAATTTACCCGAGGAGACACGCGTGCTGAGGGCCATGCCCAACACCGCGTGCCTAGTTCACGCGGGGGCCACAGTTATCGCCCCTGGAAAGTTCGTCCGGAACGGAGACGCCTCCCTAGTCCAGAAATTGTTCCAGACGGTGGGTCTGTGTTACGTGGGGACGGAGGATCAGCTGGACGCTGTGACGGGACTCAGCGGCAGCGGCCCCGCTTATGTATGACCTAGTTCTACCGTATTCTGGTCAAAGAACAAATAATGGCTTCTCTTGTATCCGTGACTGTAAGAAACCGATAGTAGTCATTGAGGAgatttcttctttattttttaggCGTTTGCAACAATTGAATCTCTGGCTGACGGTGGAGTCAAAATGGGCCTTCCTAGGGACATGGCCACAAAATTAGCCGCCCAGACACTCTTCGTAAGTTGCCTCACCAAGGGTGCTTTATATTATTCCGTCGtgcttttaaatagaaaatgacCCCTTCTTGTTGTTGAAATCTTGCAGTTGTTCTACTACAAAGTAAAAGATTTAATACTAGTAATCGACTTATGTTTCCTATGTTTGCAGGGAGCAGCAAAGATGGTGTTGGAGTCCGGCAAACATCCGGGACAGCTGAAGGACGAGGTGTGCTCCCCCGGGGGCACCACCATCACGGCCATGCACGAGCTGGAGCGCGGGGGGTTCCGAGGGACCATCATGGACGCCGTGGAAGCCTCAGCCCTCAAGGCCAAGGAGATGGGGGAGTTGGAAGTACAGAAACAAGAGGAGAGAACTCAGGAGATGGAGAACGAACAAGCTAATGAGGAGCAGAAGAGTGAGGAGAAGATGGAGAAGGTGGAGAAGAAGGTCAAGATGTCTTCGCCGCAGTGAAGCTTCTGATGGGTAGGTTCCGGGTTCCGTTATCGGTTGGATTTTTACTGATGCGGGGACTGTGTCACCCAGGTGTGTGATATATGTGACCACTTAAATGTTGTATCAGAAGACCAAGCCAATCTTGTTTCATCTCACTTTACATAATTTATCATTGATGACATTGGCATagttgcaattttttaaaattaaatatttataatcataATTGTTGTATGATGAGAGACAGTCGAAGCTGCGGAACGTTGGAAGAAGCCTATCTACCGTGTCATATTGAACATATTAAGACATTGTTGtaagcacattttttaaagatcgaATTTAAgttatatgaaaaatcaaaacattttttctggATTAAATCAATACTTCCGGTTTGTGATGCGACACTGTCTGACAGTGTTGAGGAATATCCCGAGTGCAATACAATACTGCCAATGTCTACACACGGTCTACACGTACAACGCAACCATTTCTCGGAATGAATCCGAATCATCTGTTTCCAGGAATGCTGGGAGCTACGAGTTGTGTAATAGTCTTGAATTAGGACTGCCATATTAAAACAGCAATTATTACTTTTTATCCAAAGAGAAGCGGAGTAACCGTTCCTTATTCTACATTTGTGCCAGACTTTAAGTACCATGTGCATCAATCAAATGCTCATGAAATGAACcgatctgattttttttaaccgaGTGAAGGAACTGCCGAGATCTTGCTAGTCAATATCTGTCGATGTGTCCTTTGACGAGTGTGTTTCGAAGTTTCAAAATGTGATAATCATATCTACAGCAATTCGACATTTTTGGTTACTGTAGGTAACCatctatattattattatttttttttttacaattttgatttaaagacACTTGTCTTAGTTTAgagtttattttgtaaatgcctTGTTTATTCtgtgttttgaattattataattatattaaatgttCTACTGTTGAAGTGTTCAAGCTATGAAaggttttgttttgaatttaatgcTAACATTCGGGAACCCCCCGCATAATGATCTCATCCGGCACCCGCCGTCTGGTTCCGTCGGAAGTTGGGggttttcaaaaatgaaaattctagtgaaaaaaaaactccacACGAAGAAAATAAACACATCATGTTGTATCGAAGGTATAACATTTAGGCTcccataaattatttataaatacatcatGTTGTACTGAAGGTGTAGCAATGATCCcataaattacatatatattatgaacAGTACGAAGTTGTAACAATGATCCCaagaattacatatatataatgttgTACAGAAGGTGTAGCAAGGATTCcataaattacatatatattatgaacAGTACGAAGTTGTAACAATGATCCCaagaattacatatatataatgttgCACAGAAGGTGTAGCAAGGATTCCataaattacatatatgtaatgggatgggagaaataatgacggaccagaccgggaaTCGAACCTGGGCCCCCTAAATCTCTAGCCAGGTGCTTTACCAACAGAgctatctggcaccggtattccaACCGTTCTGTACATTAATGTGACGGCCAAACCCCAATGAAAATTCTAGTGAAATACGAAGAGATAAACACATCATGTTGTATCGAAAGTATAGCATTAAGGCTCCCATAAATTACTTATACATTATGTTGTACTGAAGGTGTAGCAATGTTCCCATAAATTACAGCAACATCAGGTACAGCAGGAGGTGTAGCAATGATCCCTTATATTGCATATGCATCATGTATAGTAGAAATGTGAAGCAATGATCCCATAAATCAAATATGCATCGTGTTGTACAGAAAGTGAAGCAATGATCCCAAGAATTACATATAAATTATGTTGTACAGAAGGTGTAGCAATGATTccataaaatacatatacataatgtTGTACAGAAGGTGTATTAAGTTTTCGTCAATTACATACACATCATTTTGTACTGAAGATGAAGCAAAGATCCTATAAATTAATCTACATCATGTTAGACAGAAGGTATACCAATGATCCCAtcaattatttttgtaaaatttaaatcatgttttattgGTGTGACATATCTTTATAATTTAGATTTGGTTTCATATATTACATATGCTATACATCGTGTTGTACAGAAGGTGTAGAAATGGCTccataaattacatttaaacCATGCTGTACATAAAGCGTAGCAATGATCCCATAAATAACACATACATCAATAATGTTAGAACTTTAATTATATCTACCATACAGTTGTTTAAGTTGACATCGCATCCTTAAAGTCATAAAACGCATTTATTCAAAATGTCTCCACCAGCTGTTCATAGATTTTACTTAGACGTAATCCCATGGTAACAAAAGAGACATATCAAGAGACAGAGGCCGCTGGATGGATAGATAATTTGATATGCAatgttcatttcaatttttgtgaaAGTTAAAAGGCAGATAATACTTGGTTTGGAGAAAAATTCACAGTACcacttaataatatttatttatacatgtattttggttccattggttattttaaaaaagtgagaAAAACTATATGAATTATCgttattgtaaaataataacGTGGTATTGGGATAAAACCATttctttcatatacatgtaagtaattaaATATGATTTCACATCTGTGCACTCTCCCCATCCccttagatccgcgcatgtggTTAAGAATATGGTCTTTACATGACCACACAAAGCGACAGTCTAAAGTCTAACATTGGAAAGGCTTGCCTTGCTGTAGGAAATATCTAAGATCAATCTAACCCAGGCTCATTCTGCGGATTGGACAGACaatgcagggggggggggggggtcacaacAACGGTAGTATTAAAACACCCCTGCGattgtgttcggaatgttttctttatcgttgctaagtatataaaaaatccagaggtgctcgaatgaaagttcacgagacttcaccgagatttgtgcagttcctgtgaaatttcgagcgtaAGTAtatgtgttcggataatattctcaaaatacgtaagtacaggcctgggggccataaaagttagacgagTTCACTTTTGATCTACGTCTCACTACAACAACGGTAGTATAagaacacccctgcgaatgtgttcggaatgttttctttatcgttgctaagtatataaaacatccagaggtgctcgaatgaaagttcacgagacttcaccgagatttgtgcagttcctgtgaaatttcgagcggaagtatatgtgttcggataatattctcaaaatacgtgaGTACAGGCCTGGGGGCCATTaaagttagacgagctcacttttgatctaagtctcactACAACAACGGTAGTATTaaaacacccctgcgaatgtgttcggaatgttttctttatcgttgctaagtatataaaacatccagaggtgctcgaatgaaagttcacgagacttcaccgagatttgtgcagttcctgtgaaatttcgagcggaagtatatgtgttcggataatattctcaaaatacgtaagtaatggtcgtttttcatatcataacCTACTTagatttatgttaaaatattaaaatcttttaagatgtatgttttatttcaccatctagcggttatttagATTCAACGATGATATAtttagaacagagttatcgttcgtgtttaaccacgtgtagagtgattgaaaatataagcattgggttgcttaataaaatcatagctatgtttgatgcttgttttgtgcaataccatgttttgaaaaaaaataatgggtggctGTTTTGCATAAagacttagtatatcgagccattttaaaggaacattctgcataaaatattacAGACTGTTttactattgatgctattactaggtcaggcgcggatcgaaaataaaTGCTTAGGGGGAtctctactaagcatgttaattgttgcaacagcagcaAAAAGGCTATTTTTTGTAtcgtcacatttatttctagaacacattttatccaccaattaatgaagataaagtttaaaatcaataaacctctagattttatatttgactacaggTACCTAGATTccatgaaatagactataaacacgaggcacgatttttactgcgaaactgaaagcgtcaaataaaaacacgtggtctaaaatttaaatgacaataacattcgcaggggtgtaaaGTTACTAGAAAAGAGGAAAGGATATCATACACAAATCAGGGGCGGTTCAAATCGACAACCGAGCCCCTCTAAGAAAACATTATTGGATGAAGTTCTTTATTAATGTCAATCATTGAAAAgttaagtatatatatttacattcactttccTTTCtcctattaaattgcattgatagatttgagtgatatttacgcataacacagaagacccaatcaccaaatctggtgcgtatgaatacattcagtCATCCTTCAGAGCATGACTGACTCTCCTcccgacttcaaaccggatcacgacctgatattatacttgggctgattaatatttcatggttaaatatttttttaaagatttaaatgaattcattgattaatttcttagcataccaaaaataaatttggtatactaaatacCAGATAGATAAAACTGTGTTATTAGAATTAAAAAcgttgtgcactatttttgtcagctcAAGTCGGCTGTTCGATTCTAATGGCTCTTTCGATCCGTTAGTTATgcattactcgttgaataaggccgagattttttgaaataaatcatatttgcggAAAGAGAACAACtgttaaaaaacgtaaatataagcattgaatcactattttttgaaagatgtggtctcataactgcaacggtgtgtgcaaaccaattttcataacgcgctagcgcgcgttattcaatttgtttgcacacaccgttgcagttatgagaccacatctttcaaaaaataatgattcaatgcttaaataacaACAATTACACATGATACGTAATCTATGAATCACAGAAACTATACATGCAATGTTTTAATGGAGGCCCAAACGGGCTTTAGGAAAGGATATAGTACGGTAGACAATGTATTACTTTTAGATTTTTTGTGCAAATTTATGATTTCTAGcaagaaaaaaactttattgtGCGTTCATAGACTTCAAACAAGCTTTTGACACGGTATGGAGATCGGGTTTATGGaccaaattaataaacaatgGTGAAGATGGTAAATGTCTTAGATTTATAAAGTCTATGTACAAAGGAATCAAATCAATGATTAGTATTGGACAAGACACTTCAGAATTTTTCATGTGTAATATGGGTGTTAGACAAGGTGAGAATTTATCACCATTTCTCTTTTCTTTGTATATTAACGATTTAGAAATTTACCTTGTACAAAATGGTATAAAAGGAGTTTCTAGCCTCAGCGAGAAATTGGAAACTGAGATGCATACCatgttaaaactttttattcttttttacgCTGATGACACTGTTATATTTTCTGAGAACCCAGACGATTTACAAATATCACTGaactttttttctgaatattgTGATCTGTGGAAACTCCAGGTAAACATTGAAAAGACTAAAGTATTAATCTTTTCCAAAGGTCGTGttacaaaaagaatttttttatacagagaTGTACCTCTTGAAATTGTGAATGAGTTTAAGTATCTTGGTGTTATTATGTCTCGTAGTGGATCTTTTAAAAGTACGAAAAAACATTTAACTGAGCAAGCCTTAAAAGCTTTGTATGGagtatttagaaaaataagatattttgatttaccAATCGACTGTCAATTTGATCTGTTTAATAGTGTTATTAGCCCAATCTTATTTTATGGTTATTAAGTGTGGGGCTACGAAAACAGATATTTTAGAGAAAGTTCATTAAAAATTTCTGATATTTGTTCTGCATATTAAGTCCAGTACCCCAAATTGCATGGTTTATGGGGAAACTGGACGATaccctttgattatttttatcaagGTACGAATAATAACTTATTAGGCTAAACTTTTATTGGCACATGATTGTAAGCTTACGCATATAATGTATCGctatttttgtaaatgtttttctGAGGGTTCGTTTATGCACCCATGGTTGAAATATGTTAGAGATATTCTTAACTCATGTGGTCTTTCCTATGTCTGGATTAATCAAAGTTTCTCTAGTATCAACTGgctaaaatctattgttaaagAGACACTCATAAATCAGTTTTTACAAGATTGGTACAGGAGTGTAGAAAATTCACccaaatgttttaattacagAATCTTTAAGAAAAGATTTGGACACGAAAT
This genomic window from Magallana gigas chromosome 5, xbMagGiga1.1, whole genome shotgun sequence contains:
- the LOC105331115 gene encoding pyrroline-5-carboxylate reductase 3, giving the protein MSVGFIGAGRMAQALSRGFISKGIVKPQKMMASDQSESILDFMKKQGVSTTNCNIELVERCDLVVMAVKPHLVADVLQEISDFFTTDKMFVSIAAGVPLEVLETNLPEETRVLRAMPNTACLVHAGATVIAPGKFVRNGDASLVQKLFQTVGLCYVGTEDQLDAVTGLSGSGPAYAFATIESLADGGVKMGLPRDMATKLAAQTLFGAAKMVLESGKHPGQLKDEVCSPGGTTITAMHELERGGFRGTIMDAVEASALKAKEMGELEVQKQEERTQEMENEQANEEQKSEEKMEKVEKKVKMSSPQ